Proteins co-encoded in one Spirosoma endbachense genomic window:
- a CDS encoding pyridoxal phosphate-dependent aminotransferase: MSATLDTVSLLADRINALEESSTLAMTKKARELAAQGHKVISLSVGEPDFKTPQHICEAAKKAIDDGFHGYSPVAGYPDLRKAIADKFKRDNNIDWKPENIVVSTGAKHSLANVIQVLINPGDEVIIFSPYWVSYSEMVKLAEGKAVVVDGSFENNFKVTPEQFEAAITDRTKIVMYASPNNPTGSIYSEAELRAIADVVARHDNIYVLADEIYEYINFTPEGHFSIGSIPAIAERVITVNGVAKGFAMTGWRIGYIGAAKWIADGVEKLQGQVTSGTNSIAQKASVAALTGTLEPSFEMTKAYHRRRDLVVKLLKEVPGFRTNVPEGAFYAFPDISYYYGKSDGTTAIENSDDFAGWLLTTAHVATVAGSGFGAPNCLRISTAASDESLAEAVQRIKDAVATLK, encoded by the coding sequence ATGTCTGCCACGCTTGACACCGTGAGTTTGTTAGCCGACCGCATCAACGCGCTGGAGGAGTCGTCCACGCTGGCGATGACCAAAAAAGCCCGTGAACTGGCCGCTCAGGGCCACAAAGTAATTAGCCTGAGCGTTGGGGAGCCAGATTTTAAAACGCCCCAACACATCTGCGAAGCGGCTAAAAAAGCCATTGATGATGGTTTTCATGGCTATTCGCCCGTTGCTGGCTACCCTGATCTTCGCAAAGCCATTGCTGATAAGTTCAAGCGCGACAATAATATTGACTGGAAACCCGAAAATATCGTTGTTTCGACCGGTGCCAAGCACTCGTTGGCGAATGTGATTCAGGTGTTGATCAATCCAGGCGACGAAGTAATTATTTTCTCTCCATACTGGGTTAGCTACTCCGAAATGGTGAAGCTGGCCGAAGGGAAGGCGGTTGTCGTTGACGGTTCGTTCGAAAATAATTTTAAAGTAACCCCCGAACAGTTCGAAGCTGCCATTACCGACCGGACCAAGATCGTGATGTATGCATCGCCCAACAACCCGACCGGTTCGATTTATTCGGAAGCCGAGCTGCGTGCTATTGCCGATGTTGTAGCTCGTCACGATAACATTTATGTGCTGGCCGACGAAATTTACGAATACATCAACTTTACGCCGGAAGGTCATTTTAGTATTGGCTCGATTCCTGCAATTGCTGAGCGGGTTATCACTGTCAATGGTGTTGCCAAGGGCTTTGCCATGACGGGATGGCGTATCGGCTACATTGGGGCCGCTAAATGGATCGCCGATGGCGTTGAAAAACTACAGGGCCAGGTTACGTCGGGTACGAACTCAATAGCTCAGAAAGCTAGTGTCGCTGCTTTGACAGGCACCCTGGAGCCATCGTTTGAAATGACCAAAGCCTACCATCGTCGTCGCGATTTGGTCGTAAAATTATTGAAGGAAGTGCCTGGGTTCCGTACAAATGTACCCGAAGGAGCTTTCTACGCATTTCCGGATATCAGCTATTATTACGGTAAGTCAGATGGCACAACGGCCATCGAAAACTCTGATGATTTTGCCGGGTGGTTATTGACTACTGCTCATGTAGCAACCGTTGCGGGTTCTGGTTTTGGAGCGCCGAATTGTCTTCGAATTTCGACAGCTGCTTCCGACGAGTCACTCGCTGAGGCCGTACAGCGGATTAAAGATGCTGTGGCAACATTGAAATAA
- the folK gene encoding 2-amino-4-hydroxy-6-hydroxymethyldihydropteridine diphosphokinase yields MKTFLLLGANLGDRVQTLNRAGDLIVKRIGSLLQQSSLYETAPWGVTDQPAYLNQVLAVDTKLEPQELLEQTQAIEQELGRVRFEKWGARVIDIDILFYGQQIVQTETLTVPHPYLHVRRFTLVPLAEIAPDFVHPVLQKTIDELLDECMDEGEVIIFNF; encoded by the coding sequence TTGAAAACTTTTCTCCTTCTCGGCGCAAATCTTGGCGACCGTGTCCAGACGCTGAATCGGGCCGGTGATCTGATCGTGAAACGTATTGGGTCGTTACTACAACAGTCGAGTTTGTACGAAACAGCTCCCTGGGGTGTAACGGACCAACCGGCCTATCTGAATCAGGTGCTGGCTGTTGATACTAAACTGGAACCACAGGAACTGCTTGAACAGACACAGGCTATTGAGCAGGAGCTTGGTCGCGTGCGGTTCGAAAAGTGGGGTGCCCGAGTTATTGATATTGACATCTTGTTTTACGGGCAACAGATAGTGCAAACGGAAACCCTAACGGTTCCGCATCCGTATCTGCACGTACGACGGTTCACACTTGTACCACTGGCCGAGATCGCACCGGATTTTGTTCATCCAGTGTTACAAAAAACAATAGATGAGTTGCTGGACGAATGTATGGATGAGGGTGAGGTAATAATTTTTAATTTCTGA
- a CDS encoding formylglycine-generating enzyme family protein, protein MHLKHLSVAIAIAIGSVVHTTAQTTTTFKSYTQVIPGSDQTYALVAIPGGKFLMGSLPSEKGHKPDESPQHSVVIEPFYMGKYEVTWDLYDLFAFTNMEKEMAAKYTQTDANLAKTDATTRPSPPYVDMSFGMGRSGYPAINMTQYAAIKFCAWLYAKTGVFYRLPTEAEWEYACRGNDKNATLAYSFGSDVKKLGEYAVFNGNSGGGYKKVGTKKPNSFGLYDMHGNVMEWTQDQYIEDYYASVAKGTVKEPYAPTTTLYPNSVRGGSWDDDPTVLRSAARTPSAPAWKVLDPQSPKSDWWLTSASFVGFRFVRPAKTPSEEEIKAYYDIKPIKDY, encoded by the coding sequence ATGCATCTGAAACATCTCAGTGTAGCCATTGCCATTGCCATTGGTTCGGTAGTTCATACAACTGCACAAACGACTACCACTTTTAAATCGTACACACAGGTTATTCCGGGTAGCGACCAGACCTATGCCCTGGTAGCCATTCCGGGCGGTAAATTTCTAATGGGTAGTCTGCCCTCAGAAAAAGGTCATAAACCTGACGAAAGTCCACAGCATAGCGTGGTGATTGAGCCGTTTTATATGGGTAAATATGAAGTGACCTGGGATCTTTATGACTTGTTTGCCTTCACCAACATGGAGAAGGAAATGGCTGCCAAATACACGCAGACTGACGCAAACCTTGCCAAAACAGACGCTACCACACGGCCCAGCCCACCCTATGTCGATATGTCGTTCGGCATGGGTCGTTCGGGCTATCCGGCTATTAATATGACGCAATATGCAGCCATAAAATTCTGCGCGTGGCTTTATGCCAAGACGGGTGTTTTTTATCGCCTGCCAACGGAAGCTGAATGGGAATATGCCTGCCGGGGAAATGATAAGAATGCTACATTGGCCTATTCATTCGGAAGCGATGTGAAGAAATTAGGTGAATACGCAGTTTTTAATGGTAATAGTGGTGGCGGCTATAAAAAAGTTGGAACCAAGAAACCAAACTCGTTTGGGCTCTATGACATGCATGGCAATGTAATGGAATGGACTCAGGATCAATACATTGAAGATTATTACGCATCGGTGGCAAAAGGAACCGTAAAGGAACCTTACGCACCAACGACGACCCTTTATCCAAACTCGGTGCGGGGTGGCTCCTGGGACGATGACCCGACTGTGTTGCGGTCGGCAGCCCGGACACCGTCGGCTCCGGCCTGGAAAGTACTTGACCCGCAAAGCCCAAAATCAGACTGGTGGCTAACGTCCGCTTCGTTCGTAGGCTTCCGGTTCGTTCGTCCGGCCAAAACGCCAAGCGAGGAAGAAATCAAGGCATATTACGATATCAAACCAATCAAAGATTATTAA